A genomic window from Paucibacter sp. KCTC 42545 includes:
- the glmS gene encoding glutamine--fructose-6-phosphate transaminase (isomerizing), whose amino-acid sequence MCGIVGSVSQRNIVPILIEGLKRLEYRGYDSCGVAVHQDGSLKRARSTSRVAELMGLAAEDGIVSGTGIAHTRWATHGAPAVHNAHPHFSQGPGASADSVGRIALVHNGIIENHDELRAELKLKGYQFSSQTDTEVIAHLVDHLYNGDLLEAVQQALPRLKGAYAVAVFCRDEPHRVIAAREGSPLVLGLGMDAAHAENFVASDAMALAGVTDQIVYLEEGDVVDLQLGRYWISTLNAETGRYEPAERPVRTVHAHSGAAELGPYRHYMQKEIFEQPEAIANTLEGVVGISPELFGDGAYSIFKEIDSVLILACGTSFYSGSTAKYWLESIAKIPTSVEIASEYRYRDSVPNPRTLVVTISQSGETADTLAALKHARSLGMKHTLTVCNVATSAMVRECELAYITRAGAEIGVASTKAFTTQLVGLFMLTLALAQTRGFLTEEQEAEHLKALRHLPVAVQAVLALEPQVIAWSEEFARKENALFLGRGLHYPIALEGALKLKEISYIHAEAYPAGELKHGPLALVTAEMPVVTVAPNDTLLEKLKSNMQEVRARGGQLYVFADGDTQIESEAGLHVIRMPEHYGALSPILHTVPLQLLAYHTACARGTDVDKPRNLAKSVTVE is encoded by the coding sequence ATGTGTGGAATCGTCGGATCGGTCAGCCAGCGCAATATCGTCCCCATCTTGATCGAAGGCCTCAAGCGCCTGGAATACCGCGGCTATGACTCCTGCGGCGTGGCCGTGCACCAAGACGGCAGCCTGAAGCGCGCCCGCAGCACCTCCCGCGTGGCCGAGCTGATGGGCTTGGCGGCTGAGGACGGCATCGTCTCCGGCACCGGCATCGCCCACACCCGCTGGGCCACCCATGGCGCGCCGGCCGTGCACAACGCCCACCCGCATTTCTCGCAAGGCCCGGGCGCCAGCGCCGACAGCGTCGGCCGCATCGCTCTGGTCCACAACGGCATCATCGAGAACCACGATGAGCTGCGCGCCGAACTCAAGCTCAAGGGCTACCAGTTCAGCAGCCAGACCGACACCGAGGTGATCGCCCATCTGGTGGACCACCTCTACAACGGCGACCTGCTCGAAGCCGTTCAACAAGCCCTGCCGCGCCTGAAGGGCGCTTATGCCGTGGCCGTGTTCTGCCGCGATGAACCGCACCGCGTGATCGCCGCCCGCGAGGGCTCGCCTCTGGTGCTGGGCCTTGGCATGGACGCCGCGCACGCCGAGAACTTTGTCGCCTCCGACGCCATGGCCCTGGCCGGCGTGACCGATCAGATCGTCTACCTGGAAGAGGGCGATGTGGTGGACCTGCAGCTGGGCCGTTACTGGATCAGTACGCTGAACGCTGAGACTGGCCGTTATGAGCCCGCCGAGCGCCCCGTGCGCACGGTGCATGCCCACAGCGGCGCGGCCGAGCTGGGCCCCTATCGCCATTACATGCAGAAGGAAATCTTCGAGCAGCCCGAGGCCATCGCCAACACCCTGGAAGGCGTGGTGGGCATCAGCCCTGAGCTGTTTGGCGACGGCGCGTACAGCATCTTCAAAGAAATCGACTCGGTGTTGATCTTGGCCTGCGGCACGAGCTTTTACTCTGGCTCCACCGCCAAGTACTGGCTGGAATCGATTGCCAAGATCCCCACCAGCGTGGAGATCGCCAGCGAGTACCGCTACCGCGACAGCGTGCCCAACCCGCGCACCCTGGTTGTCACCATCAGCCAAAGCGGCGAAACGGCCGACACCCTGGCCGCCCTCAAACATGCCCGCAGCCTGGGCATGAAGCACACGCTGACGGTTTGCAATGTGGCCACCAGCGCCATGGTGCGCGAGTGCGAACTGGCCTACATCACCCGCGCCGGCGCCGAGATCGGCGTGGCCTCCACCAAAGCCTTCACCACCCAACTGGTGGGCCTGTTCATGCTGACGTTGGCGCTGGCCCAAACTCGCGGCTTCTTGACTGAAGAACAAGAAGCCGAGCACCTGAAGGCGCTGCGACATCTGCCCGTGGCCGTGCAAGCCGTGCTGGCGCTGGAGCCGCAAGTCATCGCCTGGAGCGAAGAATTCGCCCGCAAGGAAAACGCCTTGTTCCTGGGCCGTGGCCTGCACTACCCCATCGCCCTGGAAGGCGCGCTCAAGCTCAAGGAAATCAGCTATATCCATGCCGAGGCCTACCCCGCCGGTGAGCTCAAGCACGGCCCGCTGGCCCTGGTAACGGCCGAGATGCCTGTGGTGACGGTTGCCCCGAACGACACCTTGCTGGAAAAGCTGAAAAGCAATATGCAGGAAGTCCGCGCCCGCGGCGGCCAGTTGTACGTGTTCGCCGACGGCGACACGCAGATTGAAAGCGAAGCCGGTTTGCATGTGATCCGCATGCCCGAACACTACGGCGCCCTGAGCCCCATCCTGCACACCGTCCCGCTTCAGCTGCTGGCGTATCACACCGCTTGCGCACGCGGCACCGATGTCGACAAGCCCAGAAACCTCGCAAAAAGTGTCACTGTGGAATAA
- the truD gene encoding tRNA pseudouridine(13) synthase TruD: MTDAQYLTLPQWPNAYPASGASATLKLLNEDFVVTELPLQLPSGAGEHIWLDVEKNGANTAFVAQQLADAVGVQEWDVGYAGLKDRYAITRQWFSIYLPKGETPDLTQLQHPEFKVLSQSRHVKKLRPGDLQGNRFRIVLREVTGDRDAIEANLKAVASQGVPNYFGAQRFGHDGGNVEQGRAMLAREIRVRNPKKKGIYLSAVRSFVFNEVLALRIQQGLWGQTLPGDVMDEAGRPTGPLWGRGRVITTDQAQALENGVAERNATLCDGMEHAGLDQQRRALVASPVDMSWEWPQADQLVLTFSLLAGNYATSVLSEILRTTEPERHTDNNEPAAVE; encoded by the coding sequence ATGACCGACGCCCAGTACTTGACCTTGCCGCAGTGGCCCAACGCTTATCCGGCCAGTGGCGCCAGCGCCACCTTGAAACTCCTCAACGAGGATTTCGTCGTGACCGAGTTGCCGCTGCAGCTGCCCTCCGGTGCGGGTGAGCACATCTGGCTGGACGTCGAGAAGAACGGCGCCAACACTGCCTTCGTTGCTCAGCAGCTGGCCGATGCCGTTGGCGTGCAGGAATGGGACGTGGGCTATGCCGGCCTCAAGGACCGCTACGCCATCACCCGTCAGTGGTTCAGCATCTATTTGCCCAAGGGCGAGACGCCGGACCTGACCCAGCTTCAGCATCCGGAATTCAAGGTGCTGAGCCAGAGCCGCCACGTGAAAAAGCTGCGCCCCGGTGATTTGCAGGGCAACCGCTTCCGCATCGTGCTGCGTGAGGTGACGGGGGATCGCGACGCGATCGAGGCCAATCTGAAAGCCGTGGCGTCACAGGGCGTGCCCAACTACTTCGGCGCTCAGCGTTTCGGCCATGACGGCGGCAACGTCGAACAGGGCCGGGCCATGCTGGCGCGCGAAATCCGCGTGCGCAACCCGAAGAAGAAGGGCATCTACCTGTCGGCGGTGCGCTCCTTCGTCTTCAATGAAGTGCTGGCGCTGCGCATTCAGCAGGGGCTCTGGGGTCAGACCTTGCCTGGCGACGTGATGGACGAGGCGGGCCGGCCCACCGGACCGCTCTGGGGACGAGGCCGCGTGATCACCACCGATCAAGCGCAGGCTCTGGAAAACGGCGTGGCTGAACGCAATGCCACCTTGTGCGACGGCATGGAGCACGCCGGTCTGGATCAGCAGCGTCGCGCCCTGGTGGCGAGCCCGGTGGACATGTCATGGGAATGGCCGCAAGCCGATCAGCTGGTGCTCACGTTTTCTTTGCTCGCCGGGAATTACGCCACCTCCGTTCTGAGCGAAATCCTCCGCACCACGGAGCCTGAGCGGCACACCGATAACAACGAGCCCGCCGCTGTCGAATGA
- a CDS encoding CHRD domain-containing protein codes for MMTKTSHLPRLASSIAALVITLAAGTAFAADLVLSGANEVPPVTTSASGTGNITIAADGTVSGSVKTMGVKGTMAHIHRGAAGKNGPVLIPLTAGAEGEWMVPAGAKLDAEGMKAYQAGELYVNVHSEANKGGELRVQLKP; via the coding sequence ATGATGACCAAGACTTCTCACCTCCCTCGCCTCGCCTCCTCGATCGCCGCGCTCGTCATCACCCTCGCGGCCGGAACTGCGTTTGCGGCCGATTTGGTACTGAGCGGCGCCAATGAAGTCCCGCCGGTGACGACGAGCGCGAGCGGCACGGGCAACATCACCATCGCGGCCGATGGCACGGTCAGCGGCAGCGTCAAGACCATGGGCGTCAAGGGCACGATGGCGCACATCCACCGCGGCGCCGCTGGCAAGAACGGCCCGGTCCTCATCCCCTTGACGGCGGGCGCTGAGGGCGAATGGATGGTGCCCGCAGGCGCCAAGCTCGACGCCGAAGGCATGAAGGCCTACCAAGCCGGCGAGCTCTATGTGAACGTCCACAGCGAAGCCAACAAGGGCGGCGAACTCCGCGTGCAGCTGAAGCCCTGA
- a CDS encoding heavy metal sensor histidine kinase: MRLPQSLGWRLGLSGALVAALASALLGGYLYSSFEQQLLRRDDVQLLGKLRQLRQLLGHSGTPELLVSQADYLRDTMSGESNALIEIYAAPSGGSRLLLAINPTGLSLPRQPALPLNQEAGLQHLTHWTTPEGVPAAALNALAHLGASEVEIRLARLYPERRALLADYRLRIAAASLAAGGLAAVLVLALIWHGLSPLRRLHAQTVAIGPHSLALRLNAQDVPIELRPFVQELNAMLTRLEQGYGRLNQFAADLAHELRTPLATLTGQSQVMLSRPRTEADYAHLLESQLHELERLNRMVDSLLFLARSEHQALAGALQCQTLSAAEELARQADYFADLAEERGLSLRCEGDAPLWAEPILLRRALANLISNALRHARPGSVVALTARTEQDSGLSCAVLEVVNDGEPLPPEVLPRLFDRFYRTDQSRHRDAGGSGLGLAIVRAIMEVHGGSAEVRQSAEQGIIFALRFPASSLAPSRRDIPQ, from the coding sequence ATGAGGCTGCCGCAATCTCTGGGCTGGCGGCTTGGACTGTCTGGCGCACTCGTAGCGGCCCTCGCCAGCGCCTTGCTAGGGGGCTATTTGTACAGCTCCTTCGAGCAACAGCTCTTGCGCCGCGACGATGTTCAACTGCTGGGCAAGCTGCGGCAACTGCGACAGCTGCTCGGCCACAGCGGCACGCCCGAACTTTTGGTCTCGCAGGCGGACTACCTCCGAGACACGATGAGCGGCGAGAGCAATGCCTTGATCGAGATTTATGCCGCGCCATCTGGAGGGAGCCGCCTGCTTCTGGCCATTAACCCGACTGGCCTGAGCCTGCCTCGGCAGCCCGCCCTGCCCCTCAACCAAGAAGCCGGCTTGCAGCACCTCACGCACTGGACAACGCCAGAAGGCGTCCCCGCTGCGGCCTTGAATGCCTTGGCGCATTTGGGGGCAAGCGAGGTGGAGATTCGGCTGGCACGGCTCTACCCCGAGCGCCGCGCGCTGCTGGCCGACTACCGCTTGCGCATTGCGGCCGCCAGCCTGGCTGCTGGCGGTCTTGCCGCCGTGTTGGTCTTGGCCTTGATCTGGCACGGCCTGTCTCCCCTGCGCAGGCTCCACGCGCAGACGGTTGCGATCGGCCCGCACAGCCTGGCGCTGCGCCTGAATGCGCAGGACGTTCCCATCGAGCTTCGGCCCTTCGTGCAGGAACTCAACGCGATGCTGACCCGGCTGGAACAAGGCTATGGGCGGCTGAACCAGTTCGCCGCCGACTTGGCGCATGAACTGCGCACCCCGCTGGCCACATTGACCGGGCAGAGCCAGGTGATGCTGAGCCGTCCGCGAACAGAAGCCGACTATGCCCACTTGCTGGAGTCGCAGTTGCATGAGCTGGAACGCTTGAACCGCATGGTCGACAGCCTGTTGTTCCTGGCGCGCAGCGAGCATCAGGCGCTGGCTGGCGCATTGCAATGCCAGACCCTGTCGGCCGCCGAAGAGCTGGCCCGCCAAGCCGACTATTTCGCCGATCTTGCCGAAGAGCGCGGCCTGAGCTTGCGCTGTGAGGGGGACGCGCCGCTCTGGGCCGAGCCTATTTTGCTACGGCGCGCACTGGCCAACCTGATTTCCAATGCGCTGCGGCATGCAAGACCAGGCAGTGTCGTGGCGCTGACAGCGCGAACGGAACAGGACAGCGGCCTGAGCTGCGCGGTGCTGGAGGTCGTCAATGACGGCGAACCTCTGCCGCCTGAGGTACTGCCCCGCTTGTTTGATCGCTTCTACCGTACCGACCAATCCCGCCACCGCGATGCTGGCGGCAGTGGGCTGGGTTTAGCCATCGTTCGCGCGATCATGGAGGTTCACGGAGGCAGCGCGGAGGTTCGTCAGTCAGCGGAGCAAGGCATCATCTTTGCGCTGCGATTTCCCGCATCTTCACTCGCACCAAGTCGCCGCGATATTCCGCAATAG
- a CDS encoding heavy metal response regulator transcription factor has product MRILVVEDEARAGEYLKQGLGEAGFVVDVAADGHTGLHLAVEQAYDLIVLDVMLPGLDGWTVLRRLRQTAAGRQVPVLFLSARDALADRVHGLELGADDYLVKPFAFAELLARIRTLLRRGPQREDDVLDLDDLRLNVPARTVTRAGQRLTLSAREFNLLHLLLRRQGEVLSRSEIASQVWDMNFDSDTNVVDVAMRRLRLRINDPVPGRLIHAVRGMGYICELRE; this is encoded by the coding sequence ATGCGCATTCTGGTGGTGGAAGACGAGGCCCGGGCCGGCGAATACCTAAAGCAAGGCCTGGGCGAGGCCGGCTTCGTGGTGGATGTGGCCGCAGATGGCCACACCGGCCTGCACCTGGCCGTGGAGCAGGCTTACGACCTGATCGTTCTAGACGTAATGCTGCCCGGGCTGGATGGCTGGACGGTGCTGCGCCGCTTGCGGCAAACCGCTGCGGGGCGCCAGGTGCCGGTGCTGTTTCTCAGTGCCCGCGACGCGCTGGCTGACCGTGTCCACGGCCTCGAATTGGGCGCCGACGACTACCTCGTCAAGCCCTTCGCTTTTGCAGAGCTGCTGGCCCGCATACGCACGCTCTTGCGCCGCGGGCCTCAGCGCGAAGACGATGTACTGGACCTGGACGACTTGCGCCTGAATGTGCCGGCGCGCACCGTCACCCGTGCCGGGCAACGCCTGACGCTGAGCGCCCGAGAGTTCAATCTGCTGCACTTGCTGCTGCGGCGCCAGGGCGAGGTGCTGTCGCGCAGCGAGATCGCCTCGCAGGTGTGGGACATGAACTTCGACAGCGACACCAATGTCGTCGATGTGGCGATGCGCCGCCTACGCCTACGCATCAACGACCCGGTACCCGGCCGTTTGATCCACGCCGTGCGCGGCATGGGCTATATCTGCGAGCTGCGGGAATGA
- a CDS encoding heme-binding protein → MPSNYASFLLLAGLLAGSAHADSALSLRAAESLAESARSACKGLGREVAVAVVDASGQTLMLSRSPAVGPHNLEAARRKAFTALSTRQSTLALGRQARSQPDTAALQYLPELLLLGGGVSLKRGDAVVGALGVAGGGGPENDDACAGTAAAIFAAQP, encoded by the coding sequence ATGCCTTCAAACTATGCCTCTTTTCTGCTGCTTGCCGGTTTGCTGGCGGGCAGCGCCCACGCCGACAGTGCGCTCAGTCTTCGCGCCGCCGAGAGCCTGGCCGAGTCGGCGCGTTCTGCGTGCAAGGGCTTGGGTCGCGAGGTCGCGGTGGCTGTCGTCGATGCCAGCGGCCAGACGCTGATGCTGTCGCGTAGCCCCGCCGTCGGCCCTCACAACCTGGAAGCGGCGCGGCGCAAAGCCTTCACGGCATTGTCGACACGCCAGTCCACCTTGGCCCTGGGCCGACAGGCCCGCAGCCAGCCCGACACCGCCGCGCTGCAGTACCTGCCCGAGCTGCTGCTCCTGGGCGGCGGTGTGTCGCTGAAGCGCGGCGACGCCGTGGTCGGCGCCCTCGGCGTCGCCGGAGGCGGCGGGCCGGAGAACGACGACGCCTGCGCCGGCACTGCGGCCGCCATCTTTGCCGCTCAACCCTGA
- the uraH gene encoding hydroxyisourate hydrolase, which yields MRPQLIASVLFVAAMTGMAPPALAADPNPLSVHVLDLQTGQPSPGIQVDLERRAASGNWQPLGSGTTDEQGRIRALVPAAALNEWAAGDYRVVFRTGEFYARQKQPSFFPEIPVVFRVESAKQHYHVPLLLSPFGFSTYRGN from the coding sequence ATGCGTCCTCAACTCATCGCCTCAGTTCTCTTCGTCGCCGCCATGACTGGAATGGCCCCGCCCGCGCTGGCGGCCGACCCGAACCCACTGAGCGTCCATGTGCTCGACCTGCAGACGGGGCAGCCAAGCCCGGGCATCCAAGTGGATCTTGAGCGCCGTGCAGCCAGCGGCAACTGGCAGCCGCTGGGCAGTGGCACCACGGACGAGCAGGGCCGCATTCGCGCACTGGTGCCGGCCGCAGCACTCAATGAATGGGCCGCAGGTGACTACCGCGTGGTCTTTCGAACTGGCGAGTTTTATGCGCGGCAAAAGCAGCCCAGCTTCTTCCCGGAGATCCCGGTGGTGTTCCGGGTTGAAAGCGCGAAGCAGCACTATCACGTGCCGCTGCTCCTGAGCCCCTTTGGCTTCTCCACCTATCGCGGCAACTGA
- a CDS encoding AraC family transcriptional regulator, translated as MDQASTAFAHPERPGGVLALNSRIAPVYLMPLVESAEVAGIAGNSLLRGLGLVASDLDVPGFTVLLDEAHTVVRRALRLLNAPDLGLTLGAHTRITQRGAMALGLMGAATLGDAIALTLQFPGSAGYLMAVHEERRENLQLVIAEPVFGSEDIAPFLVDIMFAGSVRLRRQVSDANYAPSFVELVRPRPANAAAYQAHFSCPVHFGCRRNVLATELAWLAHPLPMANAMAYRLSLQLLAREPGQGADEAGSPSALGLAVERAIRRALPLAVAPADMARSLNVAERTLRRKLAQEGLSYRGLLDAARQALAMELLASARRPILEIAQQTGFSDVRAFSRAFKRWTGKPPSALLAAVPPLQFIADVDVDVDVDVEDGN; from the coding sequence GTGGACCAAGCTTCAACAGCCTTTGCCCACCCTGAAAGACCCGGCGGCGTGCTGGCCTTAAACAGTCGCATCGCACCGGTGTACCTGATGCCGCTGGTTGAATCGGCCGAAGTGGCAGGCATCGCAGGCAACTCGCTTTTGCGCGGTTTGGGATTGGTGGCATCCGATCTCGACGTGCCGGGGTTCACGGTCTTGCTCGACGAAGCGCACACCGTGGTGCGTCGGGCCCTGCGCTTGCTGAATGCGCCCGACCTCGGCCTGACGCTGGGGGCTCACACGCGTATCACCCAGCGCGGCGCAATGGCGCTGGGGCTGATGGGCGCCGCGACGCTGGGCGATGCCATCGCGCTGACATTGCAATTCCCCGGCAGTGCGGGATACCTCATGGCGGTGCACGAGGAGCGCCGCGAGAACTTGCAATTGGTGATTGCTGAACCCGTGTTCGGCAGCGAAGACATCGCGCCCTTTTTGGTGGACATCATGTTTGCAGGCTCGGTGCGGCTTCGCCGGCAAGTCAGCGACGCGAACTACGCGCCGTCCTTTGTTGAACTGGTGCGCCCAAGGCCAGCCAATGCGGCGGCTTACCAAGCCCATTTCTCCTGCCCCGTGCACTTCGGGTGCCGCCGCAATGTCTTGGCGACGGAGCTTGCATGGCTAGCCCACCCCTTGCCGATGGCGAACGCCATGGCCTATCGCCTATCGCTGCAGCTGCTGGCGCGCGAGCCAGGGCAGGGGGCAGATGAGGCCGGCAGTCCGTCGGCATTGGGCCTGGCGGTCGAGCGGGCTATTCGGCGCGCGCTGCCCTTGGCCGTGGCGCCGGCCGACATGGCCCGCTCGCTCAACGTGGCCGAGCGCACCTTGCGGCGCAAGTTGGCACAAGAAGGCCTGAGTTATCGCGGCCTGCTTGACGCCGCGCGCCAAGCGCTCGCGATGGAGCTCCTGGCCAGTGCAAGACGGCCGATCCTCGAGATCGCGCAGCAGACCGGCTTCTCCGATGTGCGCGCGTTTTCTCGCGCCTTCAAGCGCTGGACCGGCAAGCCGCCCTCGGCCCTGCTGGCCGCGGTACCTCCGCTTCAGTTCATTGCCGATGTCGATGTCGATGTCGATGTCGATGTCGAAGATGGCAACTGA
- a CDS encoding methyl-accepting chemotaxis protein, giving the protein MQLSNLTISRRLPLGFGLVLAILAAVAGTAMLKVAAIEAALQSNNLEHTQIQRYAINFRGSAHDRAIATRDYVLAAEPELRQREASTIDALAKFYAESALPLENLIGQSEDGAELKRLYGAIKTIDSEAVATTKAVIAAVDQGDNASAQTLLWTKAKPQYVQWLASINKLIDFEETRVQASNKTAIEEAVGFRAVMLFALAVALACGIGLAWVISRNIVSQLGAEPAALGEAAQRVAAGDLSSVLGATHAPAGSVLASLGAMQEALAQVVGQVRQVSGSIATGSAEIANGNLELSKRTESQAGNLQQTAATMKQLGATVRNNAESANQANQLARNASTVAAQGGEVVGKVVTTMQDINDSSRRIGDIISVIDGIAFQTNILALNAAVEAARAGEQGRGFAVVASEVRSLAQRSAEAAKEIKTLIGRSVEQVEQGTVLVDQAGKTMGEIVGSIQRVSAIVAEITSASAEQSNGVQQVGGAVSQMDRVTQQNAALVEESAAAAESLKGQAQQLVQAVAVFKLSR; this is encoded by the coding sequence ATGCAACTTTCGAATTTGACAATAAGCCGTCGGCTGCCGCTCGGGTTTGGCCTCGTCCTGGCCATTCTTGCCGCAGTCGCTGGCACCGCGATGTTGAAAGTTGCGGCCATCGAGGCGGCCCTTCAGTCCAACAACTTGGAGCACACGCAAATTCAGCGTTATGCCATCAACTTCCGCGGCTCGGCGCATGACCGCGCCATTGCCACCCGCGACTACGTGCTGGCTGCCGAGCCTGAGCTCCGGCAGCGCGAAGCGTCCACCATCGATGCCTTGGCAAAGTTCTACGCCGAATCGGCCCTGCCGCTGGAGAACTTGATCGGCCAGTCTGAGGACGGTGCCGAGCTCAAGCGCCTGTATGGCGCCATCAAGACCATCGATAGCGAGGCTGTTGCCACCACCAAGGCGGTCATCGCCGCCGTGGACCAGGGCGACAACGCCAGCGCGCAGACGCTGTTGTGGACCAAGGCGAAGCCGCAGTACGTGCAATGGCTCGCCTCGATCAACAAGCTGATCGATTTCGAGGAGACGCGAGTCCAAGCCTCGAACAAGACGGCGATTGAAGAGGCGGTCGGGTTCCGTGCCGTCATGCTGTTCGCGCTGGCGGTGGCGCTTGCCTGCGGCATCGGTCTGGCCTGGGTCATCTCTCGCAACATCGTTTCCCAATTGGGTGCCGAGCCCGCTGCACTGGGCGAAGCGGCGCAACGTGTTGCCGCAGGTGATCTGAGCAGCGTGCTTGGCGCGACCCATGCCCCGGCCGGCAGCGTGCTGGCGTCGCTGGGGGCGATGCAAGAAGCCCTGGCCCAGGTCGTTGGCCAAGTGCGCCAGGTATCTGGCTCGATTGCAACGGGCTCGGCTGAGATCGCCAATGGCAACTTGGAGCTGTCCAAACGCACTGAGTCGCAGGCCGGCAATTTGCAGCAGACCGCGGCCACGATGAAGCAACTCGGCGCCACCGTTCGCAACAACGCTGAAAGTGCCAATCAGGCCAATCAGCTGGCGCGTAACGCGTCGACCGTGGCGGCGCAAGGCGGCGAAGTGGTCGGCAAGGTGGTGACCACGATGCAGGACATCAACGACAGCAGCCGCAGGATCGGCGACATCATCAGCGTGATCGACGGCATTGCCTTTCAGACCAACATCCTGGCGCTGAACGCCGCGGTGGAAGCCGCCCGCGCCGGCGAGCAAGGTCGGGGCTTTGCGGTGGTGGCTTCCGAAGTGCGCAGCCTGGCGCAGCGCAGCGCCGAAGCCGCCAAGGAGATCAAAACGCTCATCGGCCGCAGCGTCGAACAGGTTGAGCAGGGCACGGTGCTGGTTGACCAAGCCGGCAAGACCATGGGTGAGATCGTCGGTTCAATCCAGCGCGTGAGCGCCATCGTGGCCGAGATCACCTCGGCCAGTGCCGAGCAGAGCAATGGCGTGCAGCAAGTGGGCGGAGCCGTCAGCCAGATGGACCGGGTCACGCAGCAAAACGCCGCGCTGGTGGAGGAAAGTGCCGCCGCCGCGGAAAGCCTCAAGGGTCAGGCGCAGCAGCTGGTGCAAGCCGTTGCGGTGTTCAAGTTATCGCGGTGA
- a CDS encoding NF038129 family PEP-CTERM protein: MFTTNTPATLLRSLSALALIATALQAQAADYHAVINTSGMSGSAALDFQFNPGPLPAVGASVALSNFSGLLGNVISIDGDVSGALPGSVVLSNSSGYNDLFQSVTLGGSFSFDISFSGDFRSTSGNVGSSFAVGLLGGKNLSQYLGNSGSDLFQIDLMPKNGALPASIRLTQLDSSISSVTAAVPEPSSYLLMLGGLVALGAVARRRRIG; this comes from the coding sequence ATGTTCACCACCAATACCCCCGCCACCTTGCTGCGCAGCCTGAGCGCCCTGGCCCTGATCGCCACCGCCCTGCAAGCGCAAGCGGCCGACTACCACGCGGTGATCAACACCAGCGGCATGAGTGGCAGCGCCGCACTGGATTTTCAATTCAACCCCGGTCCTCTGCCCGCCGTCGGCGCCAGCGTCGCGCTGAGCAACTTCAGCGGTCTGCTGGGTAATGTCATCTCGATCGATGGCGACGTGTCTGGCGCCTTGCCAGGCAGCGTTGTGCTGAGCAATAGCAGCGGCTACAACGACCTGTTTCAGTCGGTGACCCTGGGCGGCAGCTTCAGCTTCGACATCAGCTTCTCGGGCGACTTCCGTAGCACCAGTGGCAATGTGGGCAGCAGCTTCGCAGTCGGCCTGCTGGGCGGCAAAAACCTCAGCCAATACCTGGGCAACTCCGGCAGCGATCTGTTTCAGATCGACCTGATGCCCAAGAACGGCGCGCTGCCCGCCAGCATTCGCCTGACTCAGTTGGACAGCAGCATCAGCTCGGTCACCGCCGCGGTGCCCGAACCCTCCAGCTATCTGCTGATGTTGGGTGGCTTGGTGGCCCTGGGCGCCGTGGCGCGTCGCCGCCGCATCGGCTGA